A stretch of the Serratia marcescens genome encodes the following:
- a CDS encoding GntP family transporter, whose amino-acid sequence MSTSLLLLIAVLGVVLLLLMVIKAKVQPFVALLVVSLLVALASGIPTGEVMKVMTAGMGGVLGSVTIIIGLGAMLGRMIEHSGGAESLAQRFSQGLGPKHTVAALTLAAFILGIPVFFDVGFIILAPIIYGFAKVAKVSPLKFGLPMAGVMLTVHVALPPHPGPVAAAGLLNADIGWLTIIGLAICIPVGAIGYFAANYLNRKTYPLSIEVLEQLQLAAPEPRPEGQAPLSDRINPPGAGLVAALIVIPIAIIMLGTVSATLLPAGSALRDTLSLLGSPAVALMIALLLAFYFLALRRGWSLQHASDVMGAALPTAAVVILVTGAGGVFGKVLVESGVGKALAEVLTAIGLPLVPAAFIISLALRASQGSATVAILTTGGLLSEAVSGLNQLQLVLVTLATCFGGLGLSHVNDSGFWIVTRYLGLSVADGLKTWTVLTTLLGLSGFLLTWLLWLAV is encoded by the coding sequence ATGTCTACCTCTCTGCTGTTGCTGATTGCCGTACTCGGCGTGGTGCTGCTGTTATTGATGGTCATCAAGGCGAAGGTGCAGCCCTTCGTCGCGCTGTTGGTGGTCAGTCTGCTGGTGGCGTTGGCCAGCGGCATTCCGACCGGCGAAGTGATGAAAGTGATGACCGCCGGGATGGGCGGCGTGCTTGGCTCGGTGACCATCATCATCGGCCTGGGGGCGATGCTTGGCCGCATGATCGAACACTCGGGCGGCGCCGAGTCGCTGGCGCAACGCTTCAGCCAGGGGCTGGGGCCGAAACATACCGTCGCCGCACTGACCCTCGCCGCATTCATTCTCGGCATTCCGGTATTCTTCGACGTCGGTTTTATCATTCTGGCGCCGATTATCTATGGCTTCGCCAAGGTCGCCAAAGTGTCGCCGCTGAAGTTCGGCCTGCCGATGGCCGGCGTGATGTTGACGGTACACGTCGCGCTGCCGCCGCACCCCGGCCCGGTCGCCGCCGCCGGTTTGCTCAACGCCGACATCGGTTGGCTGACCATCATCGGCCTCGCGATCTGTATTCCGGTCGGCGCGATCGGCTATTTCGCCGCCAACTACCTCAACCGCAAAACCTATCCGTTATCGATAGAGGTGCTGGAACAACTGCAGCTGGCGGCGCCGGAACCGCGTCCGGAAGGGCAAGCGCCGCTCAGCGATCGCATCAACCCGCCCGGCGCCGGCCTGGTGGCGGCGCTGATCGTCATCCCGATCGCCATCATCATGCTCGGCACCGTCTCCGCTACGCTGTTGCCGGCCGGCTCGGCGCTGCGCGATACGCTGTCGCTGCTGGGCTCACCGGCGGTGGCGCTGATGATCGCCCTGCTGCTGGCCTTCTATTTCCTGGCGCTGCGCCGCGGCTGGAGCCTGCAGCACGCCAGCGACGTGATGGGCGCCGCGCTGCCGACCGCCGCAGTGGTGATCCTGGTGACTGGCGCGGGCGGCGTGTTCGGCAAGGTGCTGGTGGAATCTGGCGTCGGCAAAGCGCTGGCAGAAGTACTGACAGCCATCGGCCTGCCGCTGGTGCCCGCCGCCTTTATCATTTCGCTGGCGCTTCGCGCTTCGCAAGGGTCCGCCACCGTGGCGATCCTGACCACCGGTGGCCTGTTGTCGGAAGCGGTCAGCGGCTTGAATCAGCTACAGCTGGTGCTGGTGACGCTGGCGACCTGTTTCGGCGGACTGGGGCTTTCCCACGTCAACGACTCCGGTTTTTGGATCGTCACGCGCTATCTGGGGCTGTCGGTGGCCGATGGCCTGAAGACCTGGACGGTGCTGACCACCTTGCTCGGCCTGAGCGGCTTTCTGCTCACCTGGCTGTTGTGGCTGGCAGTGTGA
- the otnI gene encoding 2-oxo-tetronate isomerase: protein MPKFAANLSMMFNEVPFLERFAAAAAQGFSAVEFLFPYDYPAELLAEKLREHGLQQVLFNTAPGDAVAGEWGLAALPGREQDARADIDRALAYAIALSCPCVHLMAGVVPAGADRQRYLDTFIANARYAADAFAPHGVKVLLEALSPPVKPDYLFASQHQVAEAVAAIGRPNVFIQFDFFHAQLVDGNISGLLETLAGCYAHIQIASVPDRHEPDEGELNYPWLFDRLDALGYQGWIGCEYRPRGDTAAGLGWLKPYR, encoded by the coding sequence ATGCCTAAATTTGCCGCCAATTTATCGATGATGTTTAACGAAGTGCCGTTCCTCGAGCGCTTCGCCGCCGCTGCCGCACAGGGCTTCAGCGCGGTGGAGTTCCTGTTCCCTTACGACTATCCCGCCGAGCTGTTGGCCGAAAAGCTGCGCGAACACGGCCTGCAACAGGTGCTGTTCAACACCGCGCCCGGCGATGCCGTCGCCGGCGAATGGGGGCTGGCGGCGCTGCCGGGCCGCGAGCAGGACGCGCGCGCCGATATCGATCGCGCGCTGGCCTACGCCATCGCCCTTTCCTGCCCCTGCGTGCACCTGATGGCCGGCGTGGTGCCCGCAGGCGCGGATCGACAGCGTTATCTCGACACCTTTATCGCCAATGCGCGCTATGCCGCCGACGCCTTCGCCCCGCACGGCGTCAAGGTGCTGCTCGAAGCGCTCAGCCCGCCGGTCAAGCCCGACTACCTGTTTGCCAGCCAACACCAGGTGGCGGAAGCCGTGGCGGCGATCGGGAGACCGAACGTGTTCATTCAGTTCGACTTTTTCCACGCGCAGTTAGTGGATGGCAATATCAGCGGGCTGCTGGAGACGCTGGCTGGGTGCTACGCGCATATCCAGATAGCCTCCGTGCCGGATCGCCATGAGCCGGACGAGGGCGAACTGAATTATCCGTGGCTGTTCGACAGGCTGGATGCGCTCGGCTATCAGGGTTGGATAGGTTGCGAATACCGGCCGCGCGGCGATACCGCCGCCGGGCTCGGCTGGCTGAAGCCTTACCGCTAA
- the otnC gene encoding 3-oxo-tetronate 4-phosphate decarboxylase has product MTMTIEQQAREEMVRLGASFFQRGYATGSAGNLSLLLPDGALLATPTGSCLGELQADRLSKVSLNGDWLSGDKPSKEISFHRALYLNNPECKAVVHLHCTYLTALSCLQGLDVNNAIKPFTPYVVMRVGKVPVVPYYRPGDERLAQDLARLAPTHRAFLLANHGPVVTGKDLRAAADNAEEMEDAARLIFTLGDRPIRYLTDDEIAELRS; this is encoded by the coding sequence ATGACCATGACCATCGAGCAGCAGGCACGAGAAGAGATGGTGCGCCTGGGCGCTTCGTTTTTCCAACGCGGTTACGCCACCGGCTCTGCCGGCAACCTCTCGCTGCTGCTGCCGGACGGCGCGCTGTTGGCGACACCGACCGGCTCCTGTCTCGGCGAGCTGCAGGCCGATCGCCTGTCTAAAGTGAGCCTGAACGGCGACTGGCTCTCCGGCGACAAGCCGTCGAAAGAGATCAGCTTTCACCGAGCGCTGTATCTGAACAATCCGGAATGCAAAGCGGTGGTGCACTTGCATTGCACCTACCTCACGGCGCTCTCTTGCCTGCAGGGGCTGGACGTCAACAACGCTATCAAACCGTTCACCCCCTATGTGGTGATGCGCGTCGGCAAGGTGCCGGTGGTGCCCTACTACCGCCCCGGCGACGAAAGGCTGGCGCAGGATCTGGCCCGCCTGGCGCCCACCCACCGCGCCTTTTTGCTGGCCAACCACGGGCCGGTGGTGACCGGTAAAGACCTGCGAGCGGCGGCGGACAATGCCGAAGAGATGGAAGATGCGGCGCGGCTGATCTTCACCCTCGGCGATCGTCCTATCCGCTATTTGACCGATGATGAAATTGCCGAATTACGGAGCTGA
- the otnK gene encoding 3-oxo-tetronate kinase, with translation MLLGVIADDFTGATDIASFLVQNGLPTVQLNGVPQDETQVNAQAAVISLKSRSCPAEQAVEQSLQALTWLQKQGCRQFYFKYCSTFDSTAQGNIGPVTDALLAALGESFTVVSPALPVNGRTVYQGHLFVGEQLLSESGMRHHPVTPMTESNLLRLMASQAAGRCGLVTAAEMDRGAEAVSEKLRQLAQDGVRYAVLDTLNERHLLIQGEALKTMKLVTGGSGLAIGLARQWAQNGERSAEAAGAPQGEKAAVLSGSCSVMTNRQVAHYRERASAQAIDIGRCLEPQARTAYAAELAHWAQRHAGEALAPLIYATAAPEALQQTQRQYGSAASEAVEALFAELAVQLCQLGFSRFIVAGGETSGVVTQALGIRGFHIGPSISPGVPWVRANDRAISLALKSGNFGDEAFFTRAQTEFPV, from the coding sequence ATGCTGCTCGGCGTAATCGCGGATGACTTTACCGGCGCGACCGACATCGCCAGTTTTCTGGTGCAAAACGGCCTGCCGACGGTGCAGCTGAACGGCGTGCCGCAAGACGAAACGCAGGTAAACGCACAGGCGGCGGTCATTAGCCTGAAATCGCGCTCCTGCCCGGCAGAACAGGCGGTCGAACAGTCGTTGCAGGCGCTGACCTGGTTGCAAAAACAGGGCTGCCGCCAGTTCTACTTCAAATACTGCTCCACTTTCGACAGTACCGCACAAGGCAATATCGGCCCGGTGACCGACGCCCTGCTCGCCGCGCTGGGAGAAAGTTTCACGGTTGTCTCACCGGCGCTGCCGGTAAACGGCCGCACGGTCTATCAGGGCCATCTGTTCGTCGGGGAACAGTTGCTGTCTGAATCCGGCATGCGTCATCACCCGGTCACGCCGATGACCGAGAGCAACCTGCTGCGCCTGATGGCGTCCCAGGCCGCCGGGCGCTGCGGGCTGGTAACGGCGGCGGAAATGGATCGCGGCGCCGAGGCAGTCAGCGAGAAACTGCGGCAATTGGCGCAGGACGGCGTGCGCTACGCGGTGCTGGATACGCTCAACGAACGGCATCTGCTCATCCAGGGTGAAGCGTTGAAAACGATGAAGCTGGTGACCGGTGGTTCGGGCCTGGCGATCGGCCTGGCGCGGCAATGGGCGCAGAACGGCGAACGTTCGGCAGAGGCGGCCGGTGCGCCGCAGGGGGAAAAAGCGGCGGTGCTGTCGGGCTCGTGTTCTGTGATGACCAACCGGCAGGTGGCGCACTATCGAGAACGCGCTTCGGCGCAGGCCATCGATATCGGCCGCTGCCTCGAGCCACAGGCGCGCACCGCCTACGCCGCCGAGTTGGCGCACTGGGCGCAGCGCCACGCCGGGGAGGCGCTTGCCCCGCTGATCTACGCCACCGCAGCGCCGGAAGCGCTGCAGCAAACGCAACGGCAGTACGGTAGCGCCGCCAGCGAGGCGGTGGAGGCGTTGTTCGCCGAGCTGGCGGTGCAGCTGTGCCAGTTGGGATTCAGCCGCTTTATTGTCGCCGGCGGCGAAACCTCCGGCGTGGTCACGCAGGCGCTGGGCATTCGCGGCTTCCATATCGGCCCCAGCATTTCCCCCGGCGTTCCCTGGGTGCGCGCCAACGACCGGGCCATTTCACTGGCATTGAAGTCAGGCAATTTTGGCGATGAAGCCTTCTTCACGCGCGCGCAAACGGAGTTTCCAGTATGA
- the ltnD gene encoding L-threonate dehydrogenase, with the protein MTHPRKYAVCIIGLGAMGMGAARSCLRAGLTTYGADLNPQALAALQQAGAKQTSTSARDFAAELDAVLLLVVNAAQVKQILFGEQGLAPKLKPGTAVMVSSTISADDAKQIEQRLLDYGLPMLDAPVSGGAAKAEEGQMTVMAAGDDATFERLHPVLDAIAGKVYRIGETIGLGATVKIIHQLLAGVHIAAGAEAMALAARAGIPLDVMYDVVTHAAGNSWMFENRMRHVVDGDYAPKSAVDIFVKDLGLVADTAKALHFPLPLASTAFTMFTAASNAGYGKEDDSAVIKIFAGIDLPQKKESI; encoded by the coding sequence ATGACACACCCAAGGAAATATGCCGTCTGCATCATTGGGCTGGGCGCGATGGGCATGGGCGCGGCGCGCTCGTGCCTCCGCGCCGGATTGACCACCTACGGGGCGGACCTGAATCCGCAGGCGCTGGCGGCGCTGCAACAGGCCGGCGCGAAACAAACATCTACCAGCGCGCGCGACTTCGCGGCCGAGCTGGACGCCGTGCTGCTGCTGGTGGTGAACGCCGCCCAAGTGAAGCAGATCCTGTTCGGTGAACAAGGCCTGGCGCCAAAGCTCAAGCCGGGCACCGCGGTGATGGTCTCTTCGACCATTTCCGCCGATGACGCCAAACAGATCGAACAACGCCTGCTGGACTATGGGCTGCCGATGCTGGATGCGCCGGTTTCCGGCGGAGCGGCCAAGGCGGAGGAAGGCCAGATGACGGTGATGGCCGCCGGCGACGACGCCACCTTCGAGCGTCTGCACCCCGTGCTGGACGCCATTGCCGGCAAAGTGTACCGCATCGGCGAGACGATCGGCCTGGGCGCGACGGTAAAAATCATCCACCAGCTGTTGGCTGGTGTACACATCGCCGCCGGAGCCGAGGCCATGGCGCTGGCCGCCCGCGCCGGCATCCCGCTGGACGTGATGTACGACGTGGTCACGCACGCCGCCGGCAACTCCTGGATGTTCGAAAACCGCATGCGTCACGTGGTCGACGGCGACTATGCGCCCAAGTCGGCGGTGGATATCTTCGTCAAGGATCTGGGACTGGTAGCGGATACCGCCAAGGCGCTGCACTTCCCGCTGCCGCTGGCCTCCACCGCTTTCACCATGTTTACCGCCGCCAGCAACGCCGGTTACGGTAAAGAAGACGACAGTGCGGTGATCAAAATCTTTGCCGGCATCGATCTGCCGCAGAAAAAGGAGTCAATCTGA
- the ygbI gene encoding DNA-binding transcriptional repressor YgbI: MIPVERHQQILALVSERGVVSIAELTERLGVSHMTIRRDVQKLEEQGAVQSVSGGVQAPERVASEPSHQAKEGMFSRQKIAIGRLAARHIPANSCIYLDAGTTTLALAKQIGERDDLTVVTNDFVIAGFLIEHSQCRIIHTGGTVCRENRSCVGEAAAQALRALFIDLAFISASSWSMRGLSTPNEDKVMVKKAIVEASRRCILLSDTSKYGKIATYLALPIAAFDAIITDEGLPAAAREAIEQAGLALLTAGEEE; this comes from the coding sequence GTGATACCTGTAGAACGCCATCAACAAATTCTTGCGCTGGTATCCGAACGCGGCGTCGTCAGCATTGCCGAGCTGACCGAACGGCTGGGGGTCTCGCACATGACGATCCGCCGCGATGTGCAAAAGCTGGAGGAACAGGGCGCGGTGCAGTCGGTCTCGGGCGGCGTGCAGGCGCCTGAGCGGGTGGCGAGCGAACCTTCGCACCAGGCCAAGGAAGGGATGTTCAGCCGGCAGAAAATCGCCATCGGCCGGCTGGCGGCGCGGCATATTCCCGCCAATAGCTGTATTTATCTGGATGCCGGTACCACCACGCTGGCGCTGGCGAAACAGATCGGTGAACGTGACGATTTGACGGTGGTGACCAACGACTTTGTCATCGCCGGCTTCCTGATCGAACACAGCCAGTGCAGAATCATCCACACCGGCGGCACCGTGTGCCGGGAAAATCGTTCCTGCGTCGGCGAAGCGGCAGCGCAGGCGCTGCGTGCTCTGTTTATCGATTTGGCGTTTATCTCCGCCTCTTCGTGGAGCATGCGCGGCCTGTCGACGCCGAACGAAGACAAGGTGATGGTAAAGAAGGCCATCGTCGAGGCCAGCCGCCGCTGCATTCTGCTCAGCGACACCTCGAAATACGGCAAGATCGCGACCTACCTGGCGCTGCCGATCGCCGCCTTTGACGCCATCATTACCGACGAAGGGTTGCCCGCCGCTGCGCGGGAGGCCATCGAGCAGGCGGGGCTTGCGTTGTTGACGGCAGGGGAAGAAGAGTAA
- a CDS encoding molybdopterin-dependent oxidoreductase: MNEKKPRAAAPKLEPDQKKQLVNLQRRLMLRSGLTLGGIAMLTGCNLQDGDRVDKVLWAMSRWNDRVQAWLFSGQRLAQTYRPDQITHPFPFNAFYPEYNVPEIDLAGYRLEVAGKVEKKAPWTLEQLQRLPQQSQITRLICIEGWSAIGQWGGVPLRTFLQHVGADLNAGYVGFKCADRYYSSLDMATALHPQTILALDFGGKALPADYGYPLRLRVPTKLGFKNAKHIAAIFVSDVNPGGYWEDQGYNWFSGI, encoded by the coding sequence ATGAATGAGAAAAAGCCGCGGGCAGCCGCGCCAAAACTGGAACCGGACCAAAAAAAGCAGCTGGTCAATCTGCAGCGCCGCCTGATGCTGCGTTCCGGCCTGACGCTGGGCGGTATCGCCATGCTCACCGGTTGCAACCTGCAAGACGGCGATCGGGTGGATAAGGTGCTGTGGGCCATGTCGCGCTGGAACGACCGGGTGCAGGCCTGGCTGTTCAGCGGCCAGCGGCTGGCGCAAACTTACCGGCCCGATCAGATTACCCACCCTTTCCCTTTCAACGCGTTTTACCCGGAATACAACGTCCCCGAGATCGATCTCGCCGGCTACCGGCTTGAGGTCGCCGGGAAGGTGGAGAAAAAAGCCCCCTGGACGCTGGAACAGCTGCAGCGGCTGCCGCAGCAAAGCCAGATCACTCGCCTGATCTGCATTGAGGGCTGGAGCGCCATCGGCCAATGGGGCGGCGTGCCGCTGCGCACCTTTCTGCAGCACGTCGGCGCGGATCTGAATGCCGGTTACGTCGGCTTCAAATGCGCCGATCGCTACTACTCCAGCCTCGACATGGCCACCGCGCTGCATCCGCAGACCATCCTGGCACTGGATTTCGGCGGCAAGGCCCTGCCGGCGGACTATGGCTACCCGCTGCGGCTGCGGGTGCCCACCAAGCTGGGGTTCAAAAATGCCAAACATATCGCCGCGATCTTCGTCAGCGACGTCAATCCGGGCGGGTATTGGGAGGATCAGGGCTATAACTGGTTCAGCGGCATTTAG
- a CDS encoding cytochrome b/b6 domain-containing protein, which yields MKTNASRPVHRWPVRITHWINLFAMVCMFMSGWEIYNASPLFDFRFPPQMTLGGWLGGAIGWHLAVMWLLALNAVCYLLWSLFSGHFRRDLLPLRVGALRQDIWLALTLRLRHRHGHYNAIQKLMYLGVLALGLLLVLSGLAIWKPVQLQGLVALFGGFDFARYVHFFAMAGIGLFVAIHVFMVIVVPKTLWAMITGGKHE from the coding sequence ATGAAAACCAACGCGTCGCGGCCGGTGCATCGCTGGCCGGTTCGAATCACTCATTGGATCAACCTGTTCGCCATGGTGTGCATGTTCATGAGCGGTTGGGAGATCTATAACGCCTCGCCGCTGTTCGATTTCCGCTTTCCGCCGCAGATGACGCTGGGCGGTTGGCTGGGCGGCGCGATTGGTTGGCATTTGGCGGTGATGTGGCTATTGGCGCTGAACGCCGTCTGCTATTTGCTGTGGAGCCTGTTCAGCGGCCATTTTCGCCGCGATCTGTTGCCGCTGCGCGTCGGCGCGCTGCGGCAGGATATCTGGCTGGCGTTGACGCTGCGCCTGCGCCACCGGCATGGCCACTACAACGCCATTCAGAAACTGATGTACCTCGGCGTGCTGGCGCTGGGCCTATTGCTGGTGCTGTCCGGCCTGGCGATTTGGAAGCCGGTTCAGCTGCAGGGATTGGTCGCCCTGTTCGGCGGCTTCGATTTTGCGCGCTACGTGCATTTCTTCGCCATGGCCGGCATCGGCCTGTTCGTGGCGATCCACGTTTTCATGGTGATCGTCGTGCCCAAAACGCTGTGGGCGATGATAACGGGTGGCAAACATGAATGA
- a CDS encoding heavy metal response regulator transcription factor has product MRILVVEDDIGTGDYLKKGLGEAGYGVDLARNGTDGLFRALEQDYDAIVLDVMLPGLDGWQIIEVLRKKSDVPILFLTARDGVQDRIHGLELGADDYLIKPFSFTELVLRLRTLLRRGPAREADHYAIADLQLDVLRRRAVRQDQVIPLTNKEFMLLHLLVRREGEVLSRTQIASQVWDMNFDSDTNVVDVAIKRLRAKIDRPFDVKLIHSVRGIGYVCEPRS; this is encoded by the coding sequence ATGCGAATACTGGTAGTTGAAGACGATATCGGCACAGGGGATTACCTGAAGAAAGGGTTGGGTGAAGCGGGGTACGGCGTCGATTTGGCGCGCAACGGCACCGACGGGCTGTTTCGCGCGTTGGAGCAGGATTACGACGCGATCGTGCTCGATGTGATGCTGCCAGGGCTGGACGGTTGGCAGATCATCGAGGTGCTGCGCAAGAAAAGCGACGTGCCGATTCTGTTTCTCACCGCCCGCGACGGCGTGCAGGACCGCATCCACGGCCTGGAGCTGGGCGCGGACGATTATCTGATTAAACCGTTTTCGTTTACCGAGCTGGTGCTGCGTTTGCGCACCTTGCTGCGCCGCGGGCCGGCGCGCGAAGCCGATCATTACGCCATCGCCGATCTGCAGCTGGACGTGCTGCGCCGCCGGGCGGTGCGCCAGGATCAGGTGATCCCGTTGACCAACAAGGAGTTCATGCTGCTGCATCTGCTGGTGCGGCGCGAGGGCGAAGTGCTGTCGCGCACGCAAATAGCCTCTCAGGTGTGGGACATGAATTTTGACAGCGACACCAATGTGGTTGACGTGGCCATCAAACGCCTGCGTGCCAAAATAGACCGGCCGTTCGACGTCAAGCTGATCCACAGCGTGCGCGGCATTGGCTATGTCTGCGAGCCACGCTCGTGA
- a CDS encoding heavy metal sensor histidine kinase, whose product MSGRTSRRPVSLTLRTATLFALVAALVVSGTGGYLYSAMRQEMTLRSDLQVTGRVEYFRHLLGQRFPLARLTANNGLFENMLGNEQDVLIFQIPGQKPLINVNPAGVNLPPIAPTPAGQAQTLAAVRGGETAQGVPLRAASAMVRLEDGGLLQISAAHVMVNEQKMLARYLWRIVAAVAVAFLLIALLGYGVMRRGLKPLWRMAAQASQIAPNTLSTRLSEQGAPKELQQLIRSFNAMLDRLNEGYQRLTQFSADLAHEIRTPVGALMGQCQVALYQPRSVEEYETLLSNNMDELERISRMVENILFLARAGEAQSALNYSRLDVALELRRVADYFEGLAEERGIALSCEGEGGLKADAMLFQRALSNLVANAVRYADENSRIVLRAERRADAWWVQVINQGPPIAPAQLEKLFDRFYRADPARSAGNHASGLGLSIVRAIMTLHGGEVRAQCSVSRGSACLTFSLVFPSSVQ is encoded by the coding sequence GTGAGCGGGCGCACGTCACGTCGGCCGGTGTCGCTGACGCTGCGCACCGCCACGCTGTTCGCACTGGTAGCCGCTTTGGTGGTGAGCGGAACGGGCGGGTATCTGTATAGCGCCATGCGCCAGGAAATGACGCTGCGCAGCGATCTACAGGTGACCGGGCGCGTAGAATATTTCCGCCATTTGCTGGGGCAGCGCTTTCCTTTGGCGCGCCTGACCGCCAATAACGGCCTGTTTGAAAACATGCTGGGCAATGAACAGGACGTGCTGATTTTCCAAATTCCGGGACAAAAACCGCTCATCAACGTGAATCCGGCCGGGGTGAACCTACCGCCGATCGCGCCGACGCCGGCCGGCCAGGCGCAGACGCTGGCCGCCGTCCGCGGTGGGGAAACGGCGCAGGGGGTGCCGCTGCGCGCGGCTTCGGCGATGGTGCGCCTGGAAGACGGCGGCCTGTTGCAGATCTCCGCCGCGCACGTGATGGTCAACGAACAGAAAATGCTGGCGCGCTACCTGTGGCGCATCGTCGCGGCGGTGGCGGTGGCTTTCCTGCTGATTGCGCTCCTGGGGTATGGGGTCATGCGCCGGGGATTGAAGCCGTTATGGCGCATGGCGGCGCAGGCGTCGCAGATTGCGCCCAATACGCTGTCGACACGCCTCAGCGAGCAGGGGGCGCCGAAGGAGTTGCAGCAGCTGATCCGTTCGTTTAATGCGATGCTCGATCGGTTGAATGAAGGCTACCAGCGGCTGACGCAGTTTTCCGCCGATCTGGCCCATGAAATCCGCACCCCGGTAGGGGCGTTGATGGGCCAGTGCCAGGTGGCGCTTTACCAGCCCCGCAGCGTGGAAGAGTACGAAACCCTGCTGTCGAACAATATGGATGAGCTGGAGCGTATTTCCCGCATGGTGGAAAATATCCTGTTCCTGGCGCGCGCCGGCGAGGCGCAGTCTGCGCTGAACTACAGTCGGCTGGATGTGGCGCTGGAGCTGCGGCGGGTGGCGGATTACTTCGAGGGGCTGGCGGAAGAACGCGGCATCGCGCTGAGCTGCGAAGGGGAAGGCGGGCTGAAGGCGGACGCGATGCTGTTCCAGCGCGCGTTGAGCAACCTGGTGGCTAACGCAGTGCGTTATGCCGACGAAAACAGCCGGATCGTCCTGCGGGCTGAACGGCGCGCCGATGCCTGGTGGGTACAGGTTATCAATCAGGGGCCGCCGATCGCGCCGGCACAGCTGGAAAAATTGTTCGATCGCTTTTATCGCGCCGATCCCGCACGCAGCGCTGGCAATCATGCCAGTGGGCTGGGGCTGTCTATCGTGCGCGCCATCATGACGCTGCACGGTGGTGAAGTTCGCGCGCAGTGTTCCGTTAGCCGGGGTTCCGCTTGTTTGACCTTTAGCCTGGTTTTCCCTTCATCAGTTCAATGA
- a CDS encoding winged helix-turn-helix domain-containing protein yields the protein MKYRFNDHILFDADTRTLSPTDFSDDPISISGPSKRLLLLLIAHHGEAVGRELIFKKVWDDYGMVSSNNNLNQCVSKLRRVIKNLGVEDEVIVTVPKVGFMLRDEITIESYEDAEDIHDAEPAAAVPGSAPAAAVNPASDTVIDGASSHLGYSRRGWLMFSAMVLGGILMAIAVTAYFSGSGARQESYLGKSGNCKVFMSLPDASATVNASLNRDILAYAAHQTGECSGDEFLLVVRSNQVRAYISGISRLFLLRCKILREHKMEICSGLESDNAEFIN from the coding sequence ATGAAATATAGATTTAATGACCATATTCTCTTTGACGCAGACACCAGAACCCTTAGCCCAACAGATTTTTCTGACGATCCCATATCCATATCCGGTCCTTCCAAACGGTTGTTGCTGCTGTTGATTGCCCATCATGGCGAGGCCGTAGGGCGTGAACTGATATTCAAGAAGGTCTGGGACGATTACGGCATGGTGTCCAGCAATAATAATCTTAATCAGTGCGTCAGCAAATTGCGTCGGGTGATTAAAAACCTTGGCGTCGAGGATGAGGTCATTGTTACGGTTCCTAAAGTGGGTTTTATGTTGCGTGATGAGATTACCATCGAGTCTTATGAGGACGCGGAAGATATTCACGACGCGGAACCTGCCGCGGCTGTGCCTGGATCTGCGCCCGCAGCGGCGGTCAATCCGGCGTCCGACACCGTCATCGACGGGGCCTCTTCTCATCTTGGTTATTCCCGCCGTGGGTGGCTGATGTTCAGCGCGATGGTTCTGGGGGGGATCCTCATGGCTATTGCTGTCACGGCCTATTTCAGCGGCTCGGGGGCCCGGCAGGAGAGCTACCTGGGAAAGTCGGGCAACTGTAAGGTTTTCATGTCGTTGCCTGATGCCTCGGCGACGGTCAACGCCAGCCTGAATCGGGACATTCTGGCTTACGCCGCGCACCAAACGGGAGAATGCAGCGGCGATGAGTTTTTGCTGGTGGTGCGCAGCAATCAGGTCAGGGCTTACATTTCCGGCATTTCCCGCTTATTCCTGCTGCGCTGCAAGATCTTGCGCGAACATAAAATGGAGATCTGTTCAGGATTGGAAAGCGACAATGCCGAGTTTATTAATTGA